One Novosphingobium sp. EMRT-2 DNA segment encodes these proteins:
- a CDS encoding SRPBCC family protein: protein MHELSITRHIAAPVERVWDVLANRQEEWWCPKPWYAKIVEQDRRPGGRCAMVMYGPDGEEMPQEGVFLAWDEGRRFVSTDAVTVDFQPAGPFMIGIWEVAPEGDGTRYTASARHWTEEAMRQHAEMGFEAGWNACTDQLQALCESA from the coding sequence ATGCACGAACTGTCGATTACCCGCCATATCGCCGCGCCGGTGGAGCGGGTGTGGGATGTGCTGGCCAACCGCCAGGAGGAATGGTGGTGTCCGAAGCCGTGGTACGCCAAGATCGTGGAGCAGGATCGCCGGCCGGGCGGGCGGTGCGCGATGGTGATGTACGGCCCCGACGGCGAGGAAATGCCGCAGGAAGGCGTGTTCCTGGCCTGGGATGAGGGGCGGCGCTTCGTTTCGACGGATGCGGTGACGGTGGATTTCCAGCCGGCCGGGCCGTTCATGATCGGCATCTGGGAAGTCGCGCCCGAGGGCGATGGCACGCGCTATACCGCTTCGGCGCGGCATTGGACCGAGGAAGCCATGCGCCAGCATGCGGAGATGGGCTTCGAGGCGGGCTGGAACGCTTGCACCGATCAGTTGCAGGCGTTGTGCGAAAGCGCGTGA
- a CDS encoding glutathione S-transferase family protein, which yields MALELYGHVFSSYTWKALIALYANGTPFTFRGVDGEHPENAERVQAASPAGKFPLLVDDGVEIFESTAIIEWLALRHPGPAPLLPTDPAEAVRTRMLDRVFDNYVMNVMQESVAEVLRDGALSPATRARVEAQLDRSYRWIDAWLETYAASDPASDAVSLIECAAAPSLFYADWVYPIPDDCPRLQAWRAHLLALPAVARCVEDARPFRAYFPLGAPDRD from the coding sequence ATGGCGCTGGAACTCTACGGCCACGTGTTCTCCTCCTATACGTGGAAGGCGTTGATCGCGCTTTACGCCAACGGCACGCCGTTCACCTTCCGGGGCGTGGACGGGGAGCATCCCGAAAACGCCGAGCGGGTTCAGGCGGCCAGCCCGGCGGGCAAGTTTCCTCTGCTGGTCGATGACGGAGTGGAAATCTTCGAATCCACCGCGATCATCGAATGGCTGGCGCTGCGCCATCCCGGCCCCGCGCCGCTGCTGCCGACCGATCCGGCGGAAGCGGTGAGAACGCGGATGCTCGACCGCGTGTTCGACAACTACGTGATGAACGTGATGCAGGAGAGCGTGGCCGAAGTGCTGCGCGACGGCGCCCTTTCGCCCGCGACCCGCGCGCGGGTGGAGGCCCAGCTGGACCGCAGCTATCGCTGGATCGATGCCTGGCTGGAAACCTATGCGGCCAGTGACCCAGCCAGCGATGCGGTCTCGCTGATCGAATGCGCGGCCGCGCCTTCGCTGTTCTATGCCGACTGGGTCTATCCGATCCCGGATGACTGTCCGCGCCTGCAGGCCTGGCGCGCGCACCTTTTGGCGCTGCCGGCGGTGGCGCGCTGCGTGGAGGATGCGCGGCCCTTTCGCGCCTATTTCCCGCTGGGCGCGCCGGATCGCGATTGA
- a CDS encoding GFA family protein, giving the protein MTVFAEGRCACGDVRYRLLDAPIVTHCCHCRWCQRESGSAFALNTVIETDRVEVAQGAPEHVMTPSQSGRGQEIVRCPACKVALWSHYGGAGDKAAFVRVGTLDNPDLCPPDVHIFTESKQPWVLLPDDAEVFAQFYRGPDVPRLYGEDGAARWGALRGR; this is encoded by the coding sequence ATGACCGTCTTTGCTGAAGGCCGCTGTGCATGCGGCGATGTCCGTTACCGGCTGCTGGATGCGCCGATCGTCACGCATTGCTGCCATTGCCGCTGGTGCCAGCGCGAATCGGGCAGCGCCTTCGCTCTGAACACGGTGATCGAGACCGATCGCGTGGAAGTGGCGCAGGGCGCGCCCGAACACGTCATGACGCCATCGCAGAGCGGGCGTGGTCAGGAAATCGTGCGGTGTCCGGCGTGCAAGGTGGCGCTGTGGAGCCACTATGGCGGGGCGGGCGACAAGGCCGCCTTTGTGCGCGTCGGAACGCTGGACAATCCCGACCTGTGCCCGCCGGACGTGCACATCTTCACCGAAAGCAAGCAGCCGTGGGTGCTGTTGCCTGACGACGCGGAAGTGTTCGCGCAGTTTTATCGCGGGCCAGACGTGCCGCGCCTCTATGGCGAAGATGGCGCGGCCCGCTGGGGCGCGTTGCGCGGACGATAA
- a CDS encoding VOC family protein: MAGGFIWYELMTPDADAASAFYRAVIGWTVEGGGEAAGPVDYRHIVRSDGGSAGGMLALSADMIAHGAKPAWLPYLHVTDLDAALAAVTAEGGKVLMPVSELPVGRIAMVADPQGVPVYLMTPVPPPGQENAKSDVFSPTAEQRVGWNELASPDLEASKAFYARHFGFEFNEKMPMGEMGDYCFIDHDGQRVGAMLPLFEPGRAALWRLYFRVPSVTAAKAAIENAGGKVMHGPHQVPGDDWIVIATDPQGAEFGIVGALGG; encoded by the coding sequence ATGGCTGGCGGATTTATCTGGTACGAACTGATGACCCCCGATGCCGATGCAGCCAGCGCGTTCTACCGCGCCGTGATCGGCTGGACCGTGGAAGGTGGCGGAGAGGCGGCCGGACCGGTCGATTACCGCCACATCGTCCGGTCTGACGGAGGCAGCGCCGGCGGAATGCTCGCCTTGTCGGCCGACATGATCGCGCACGGGGCCAAGCCGGCGTGGCTGCCCTATCTCCACGTGACCGATCTCGATGCCGCGCTGGCGGCGGTGACGGCGGAGGGTGGCAAGGTACTGATGCCGGTCTCGGAACTGCCGGTCGGCCGCATCGCGATGGTGGCGGACCCGCAGGGCGTGCCGGTGTACCTGATGACGCCCGTGCCCCCGCCGGGCCAGGAAAACGCGAAGAGCGACGTGTTCTCGCCAACGGCGGAACAGCGCGTGGGCTGGAACGAGCTGGCCAGCCCCGATCTGGAAGCGTCCAAGGCGTTTTATGCGCGCCATTTCGGCTTCGAGTTCAACGAGAAGATGCCGATGGGCGAGATGGGCGATTACTGCTTCATCGATCACGACGGCCAGCGCGTGGGCGCGATGCTGCCGCTGTTCGAGCCAGGGCGCGCCGCGCTGTGGCGGCTCTATTTCCGCGTTCCCTCCGTCACGGCCGCCAAGGCCGCGATCGAGAACGCCGGCGGCAAGGTGATGCACGGCCCGCATCAGGTTCCGGGCGACGACTGGATCGTGATCGCCACGGACCCGCAAGGGGCGGAGTTCGGCATCGTCGGCGCGCTGGGAGGCTGA
- a CDS encoding VOC family protein: MTGATICLWYDKEAEAAARFYAETFPDSRVTAVHRAPTDYPAGKAGDVLTVEFTVLGIPCMGLNGGPNVTHSWAFSFQVATETQEETDRYWNAIVGNGGAESACGWCSDRWGLSWQITPRQLTEALANPDAGVRERAFQAMMTMGKIDIAAIEAAVRG, encoded by the coding sequence ATGACCGGAGCAACGATCTGCCTGTGGTATGACAAGGAAGCGGAAGCCGCGGCGCGGTTCTATGCCGAAACCTTTCCCGACAGTCGCGTGACCGCCGTTCACCGCGCGCCGACCGACTATCCGGCGGGCAAGGCGGGCGATGTGCTGACCGTGGAGTTCACGGTGCTCGGCATTCCGTGCATGGGCCTGAACGGCGGGCCGAACGTAACGCACAGCTGGGCGTTTTCGTTCCAGGTGGCGACCGAGACGCAGGAAGAGACCGACCGCTACTGGAACGCCATCGTCGGCAACGGCGGGGCGGAAAGCGCGTGCGGCTGGTGCAGCGATCGCTGGGGCCTGTCGTGGCAGATCACGCCGCGCCAGTTGACGGAGGCGCTGGCCAATCCCGATGCGGGCGTGCGCGAGCGGGCGTTCCAGGCGATGATGACCATGGGCAAGATCGACATCGCGGCAATCGAAGCGGCGGTGCGAGGGTAG
- a CDS encoding DUF1428 domain-containing protein, which yields MIAVPTANRERFIEHARKADALFIEQGATRIWECWGDDIPDGKLTDFRRAVQAKEDETVVFSWIEWPDKATRDSVFARMEDLMRDERWNAELNPVPFDGKRMIYGGFTPVVRMGE from the coding sequence GTGATCGCGGTGCCCACAGCTAATCGCGAACGCTTTATCGAACATGCCCGCAAGGCCGATGCGCTGTTCATCGAACAGGGTGCGACGCGCATCTGGGAATGCTGGGGCGATGACATCCCCGACGGCAAGCTTACCGATTTCCGCCGCGCCGTGCAGGCCAAGGAAGATGAAACCGTGGTCTTCAGCTGGATCGAATGGCCTGACAAGGCAACGCGGGACAGCGTGTTTGCGCGGATGGAAGACCTGATGCGCGACGAACGCTGGAATGCTGAACTCAATCCGGTGCCGTTCGATGGCAAGCGGATGATCTACGGCGGCTTCACGCCGGTGGTGCGGATGGGAGAATGA